GCGGACGCCCACCGCCCGGAAGGCGGCACGTGAGAGGTACGAGCATGTACTGCAGCGGGCATTGCAACGCTGTTTGCCGGACCTGAACCTGGTGCGGCTGAGTTCGGCCATGGACCTGGAGCACTGCTTTGGTCCGGTGTATGCGCGTGGCGTGCTGCGCAAGGGCCGCTCGGCTTTCGCGGTCCTGGGCGTGAACTCAGAAGAAATGCAGGCATCGATTGATGCGGCGCTTACGTTCGGCATCCTGTGGCTAGATAGGTGCCGGCAGTCGGAGCCTGCAAACATCCTGGTGGAGGGGTTGAAACTGATAGTGCCGCCGGGGACCTCGGGCGTTATCCGCGAGCGTATGGCGCATCTTGACCAGGATGCCGCCAAATGGCAACTGTTCGAAATGGACGAGCGTGAGCCATCGCTGCAAGAGCTTGATCCAAAAGATCGCGGGAACCTGGACACTCGGTTGCTGCAATGCAGTAACCCGGCTTCGGCTGAGGAGAGGTTTGCCGAATCCATGTCCCGAATGCGCGAGCTGTGCATTGGGGCAGAAATGGCCGTCATCTCGCCAGCAGAAATTGGGTTTCGTTATCACGGGTTGGAGTTTGCGCGGGCGCGCCTGGCCACTCAAGCCAACTCATTCCGCTATGGCCAGGAAATTGTGTTTGGGGTAGCAGGCGCTGAAACCGTCTTGACCGAAGAAAATATCGAAGAATTTAAACGGATGCTGCTGACTTTGGTGGACGCTCGCCAAGCCGATGGAAGTCGGAACCAACCGCTATGGCGGATACACCCCGAGCGCTGGCTCGAGTCGCTAGTCAGGCGCGATGTGCGAGCGGTTGATGGAGCGCTGGAAGCGTCGCCGGTCTATAGCCAGGTGCCGGCCTTTTCAGCGTCAGACCGGGCGATGATTGACCTGTTGGCCGCCACCCGGGAGGGCCGCCTGACCGTGCTTGAACTCAAGGCAGACGAAGATATCCATTTGCCTCTCCAGGGGGTGGACTATTGGGCGCGAGTGCAATGGCATCATGCCCGCGGCGAGTTTACCCGCTTCGGCTATTTTCCTGGACGTGAACTGTCAGCGGAGTCGCCTCGATTGGTGCTGGTGTCTCCGGCGTTGCACGTCCATCCTGCGTCTGACACGGTTCTTCGCTACCTAACTCCGGAAATTGACTGGATGCTGGTTGGGGTGCAGGAACAGTGGCGGGAAGCCGTGCGGGTGGTGTTCCGAAAACGGCCATCAGATCTGCGGCAAGCCATGGTAGCAGCCGACTGACATTGGCAGGGCCGCCAAACTACCGTCTAGTCCTTCCACGCGCCTAGCAGACGGCGGATCAAGACCAATTCTCCCAGGTGATAGGCATTGTGGTCGGCTACCAGCATGGCCTCGCGCAGTAACGTCTGGCCGTCGCCCCAGGGGATCTTGGCGAACAAATCGTTCTGGGGATCTTCAACCAGGTTCTGCATGGCCCGCAGATCAGCGCGAAAAGCTTTGATGCTCTCGTCCCACGCAGTTTCGCTGGGAGGCGCATCGCTTTTTGGCCAATATCCCTTTGGCCACTCCGCCGACACGTGCTTGCGGTTGCGGCTGAATTCGAGGATGTCCCACTGAGCCAATCTCAGGTGTTCCAATAGTCGCCAGGCAGTGTGGGGCTGGCCTCCAGGTTTTTTCCCACGCAGGGAAACCGGAAAATCTGCAATCGCCTGGTCGAACGTGGCGTGCGCGCCACCACCTTTGAGCAGGTACAGCAGATGCTCGCGCAGGGCACGGTCGGAATTACCTTTAGATTTCATGATTACTCCCAGGTTGTTCTGAAATAGACGGGCCCACGTTTGCGGTGGAAACTGGCATGGCGTTCTCCGGTTTCTCGCCGCGGTAAACGCGTGAAATGCCGCGAACTATGCGCCGCAGCGGCAAAGTCCCCTTTTCATCCGCGAGGAATATCTCGCCCACACGGCTGCTGCGGTAGTACCAGCGCTTTAGTATCGCCAAATGTTCCATGCGTTCGATGGCCGACGAGGGTACGGCGGCTGGAAAAGCCCCAAGCGCATCCTGCAGGCGCGATTCCATGGACTGAGATTTCCCCGCCTGTTCGGCGGATGGGGCGACGGCAAAGGTGATCGGGCCAGAAAGGCAGCTGGCCTCCACCCGAAAGATCGCGACAGAGCCTGCCTCGGCTGAGCGCTGAACCATGACTGCCGCGAGCCGGTCGAGGCGCCGGACGATTTCAGGACGCTGGTTGAGAACAGGTGCAAGCTTTTCCAGGCGTGTGTGAGTGGCAGCCGCGGTTTCAAACTCCAGGCTGCCGGAGGCCTGATCGCGTGCCGTCGAGAGCTCCCGCACCAACGAGTGTCCGCCGCTGTCGAAGTAGGCCTGCACCCGGGCCACTTCCGCGCGGTATTCATCGTCCGTGCAGCCGCGGAAGCAAGGCGCCAGGCACATCTTCATTTCCGAGTAAATGCAGCCCGGGAAAGCTGGATCGGGATGAAGCTCATCCACACAGCGGCGCATTTTGAAGAAATCGAGGGAATCATTGGCGAATTTTTCCGCCGCCGCGCGGGAGGCGAACGGTCCGTAATAAAAAGAGCGGCCCCCGAGCTTGCCGAGGCGCGTGGTGATGGAGGCGCGTGGGTAAGCATTCTCCATGTGCATCCGGACCAGCGGGGCAAAACGGAACTTCATCCGCCTGCCATAACTCTCTGGAAATGTGCGGCGGAGAACCTGATAAAGCAGGAGCCCGGATTCAAATTCGGAACCGCTCGCCGTGAACTCAATGTGTGCGACTCGAGCCCGCAAATTCAGTCGGCGGCTTGGCTCATCGGGGCGGCCCAGAAGGCGAATCAGTCGGCGGCGCAGGTTTGCTGTTTTGCTGACATACGGCTCCTGCCCAGGCTCGCTCGCCCACAACATGAAGACCGCCGGGCCGGCCGGCACAGCGGCAAAGATCTCGGCATCGCGTTCCGGGACGAACTCGAGCCGATGAGCGAGCATGCTTCAGTTAACCACACAGGGCCCGAGGAACACAGTTAGACAAGATGCTTCGCCACAAAGGACACGAAGTAGCACGAAGGAGTTTTGTCTTTAACCACAGAGGGCACAGAAGAAAACAGAGGTAAATCGAGAAACAAACAATCGCTAATCCAGAGGGCCAAGTCTCCCAAATTTTAGAATCCTTTGTGATCCTTCGTGCCCTTTTTGGTGAAGGTGTCTTGTGTTTCTGTGTTCCTCTGTGCCCTCTGTGGTTGATTTGGTTTTTATCTGAAGCTGGCGTTGCGGAATTTCTCGCGATAGTCCTGGCCCTCCAGCTTCACAATCCGGCACATTTCGTGAAGCCGAGAACGCATGCGCTCTCCAATACGATCGCCAAGGGTCTCGCCGCGGGCGGCATCATCTGCGGCTTCGCGGCTGCGGCTGCTGAGATTTCCGCGGGCCTCTCGCGCCGGCAGATTGGGAAAGTTGGTCGTAATAATGGTAGTGCGATTGTTGTTATAGCGGGTGTTCAGGATCAAGCTGACGGTATCCCATACCCACTCTGTGGGCTTCACCGCTCCCAATTCGTCTAATACCAGCACTTCGGTCTCAAAAACTGGCTGCAGGACCTGGAGTTCGGTGGCCTGCACCGAGCTGTTATAGGAATTTTGAATTTGCTTCAGCAATTCGCGGTAGTCGTAGAACAGACACGCAATGCCTTTGGTGGTGAGCAGCTCTTTGATGATGCCGACGGCCAGATGAGTCTTGCCGACCCCGATACTGCCAATCAAAAGCAAGCCGGTAGTATCCACGGGATACTCTTCAACAAACTTGCAGGCCGCCATGCGGGCCGGAGCAAGCTTGCCATGTGGTCCTTCGAACTCGAAGTTCGAAAGCTCGCAGTGTTCATAACGTTTGGGGATACGCGCCTGCTGCAGCAATCGCTCGCGGCGGTCACGGACGGCGCAGTCACAGCGCGTAACCCTGCGCGCGTTCGTCGAGCCGGAGGCCGATTGCGCCGCTAATTCGACGCTTGCGAGCGCCTTCCAGCCAGTTCCATCACAAACGGGACAAACGTCGAGGGAGGCCTTCATGAACTATGTGGGTATTTTTTCGGTCAATGTGACTGTGCACCAGCACGACGGTAACACGCAAGGACAAAGCAGCGACCTTCTGTGTACAACTTGTGGACTTGTGCTCCGAGTTGTGGAATACGAAGTCTCAGTACTGCTTGACACATGAACCGAGGAAGAAACCTGACATAAAGGTGAAACAGTATGGCAAGAGGCTCTCCCAATGAGCCTTGCGGTAGCGACTAAGTGGCTAATTTCTGACTACATACATTGCGCTGGCGAGCTCCGGCTTGGCAGAAGGATTGCCCATGCTCCCATGGCCGAAGGTCATCCTGCCTTGGTCGCCTCACAAAATGAGGTGAGCTGCAGCACAACCGGGGATTAAGGTTTGGCTTCTAAACGGAGCGTCATGACCGAACGTCAGTGACAAAAATTGTCAGGAGTGCCATGGCAGTTTCGCCAGTCAATTTGCGGCAAATGGTGGGATTCACGGTCAACACGGCTCCGGCTGGAGCAGCCGAGCGCGATCTCCAAGCGGGCTTTTTGGAGTTCCTGGAGCCTCTGCACAGGCGGTTCACTCCCGGGCAGCAATTTCTTATTGAAAAGCGCCTTCAAGCCCTGGCTGACGCGCATCGCGGCCGCTTGCCGAATCACTTGCCGCCCTCGGAAGCCACCAAGGGCGACTGGCGTATCGGGTTGCCGGAATGGTGCGCCGACCAGCGCAACCAGATGACCGGCCCCGCAGATGACGCGGAGCTTGTGGTCAAAATGCTCAACTCCGGCGCACCCGGAGTGATGCTCGACCTCGAAGACTCCACGGCCAACGAATGGGGACACCAACACCTGGGAGTAGAAAATATCCTCGAAGCCCTCCGTGGCAAGCTGACCTACTTCGATAAGAAGCGCAATCAGGTAGTGGGCATCAAGCCCAGTAAGACGGTCATCTGGATACGGCCTCGGGGATTGCACATCAGCCAGGGTGGAGTTTTCGGGGATGAGCCGGTTGCAGCCTCGCTGTTCGACGTAGCCAGCATCGTGTACCGGATTGACCCGAGCGAGCTGAAGCACCCGCTCGCTATCTACATTCCCAAGTCAGAATCCGCAGAGGAGGCGCTTTGGTGGCGAGACCTGTTTCAAGCGCTGGCCGAAGCTCGCGGTCTGCCGCATGACTTTATTAAGTGCATGGCCCTGGTGGAGTCACATCCGTTGGCATACCAGATGGAGGAGTTCCTCTTCAATCTACGCGAGCACATCCTGGGGTTGAATCTGGGCCGCTGGGACTACATGGCCAGCCTGATCCACTTCAATTTGAACGATCCCGAATGGGTGCTTCCGGATCGCAACACCATTCCCCACGATGTGTCGTTCTTCCAGCGGCTGCGGGAGTTGTTGCCGGAAATTTGTCACAAACGCAGAGCACTTGCGATTGGCGGCATGACCGCCCTTTATCCAAGCCGCGAAGATGCCGAGCTGAATGCCCGCGCTCTGGCGGGTCTGGCAAAAGACAAGAAGAACGAGGCCGATTCCCTAATGGATGGCGCCTGGACCGGCCATCCCGACCAGAACCAGATTGCCATTGAACAGTTTCCCAATCCTAACCAGATAAACGTGCGTCGGCCCGGGGCGGAACGGTATCCGGACTTGCGACCAGCTCCCACAGGCGTCGGGCAGAAGACCCTGGCCGGCACTCGGGCCGCAATTCGCACCGTGATTCGCTATCGCAACGGGGTGCTGAATGGCAAAGGCGCCAGCCTGCTCGACGGCTACATGGAAGATTTGGCAACAGACCGCATCTACAGATTGATGCTGGCGCAGCGCATGAAGCACGGCCGCGCCGCGGAAGTGAAAGATGAATCGGGGAACCTGGTGGAGCACACGCCAGAACTGATCCACGGACTTTTTGATGAAGAGCTGGAAAAGATCATTGCCAATCCGGCCCGCGCTGACCTGGGAACGCCGGAAACATTCCGCGAAGCGCGACGCATCAGTGAGGCGATGGTAGTAAATGGCGAGTTCGACCCAGTTTGAGGACCGCGTCTAGCGCGGAGAGTGTAAGGAAAGAAAGGAAGTACCAACGTGGCAACTAACGGAAAGAATGTCAACGGAAAGAATGGCAATGGAAAGAACGGCAATGGAAAGACCAGCTCGGACTGGACCACCGCGAAAAGATGGCTAGGCGTGATGCGTCCCTACAGCGCGGAAGACGTCGCTCGGATCAGCGGCTCGGTTCATATCGAGCACACGCTGGCGCGTATGGGAGCGGAGCGGTTATGGGACATGCTGCAAAACGAGTCCCACGTTACGGCGCTCGGCGCAATGACGGGAAACCAGGCAATCCAGCAAGTGCAGGCCGGTTTGAAAGCCATTTACGTCAGCGGCTGGCAAGTGGCGGCGGACGCGAATAATGCCGGGCAGATGTATCCCGATCAGAGTTTGTACCCAGCGGACAGCGTGCCCAACGTGGTACGACGTATCAATAATGCGCTGCAGAGAGCCGATGAGATCCACAACGCCCAGGGAAACAACACCACGAACTGGTTCGCACCCTTGATCGCTGATGCAGAAGCCGGCTTCGGCGGGTGTTTGAATGCCTTCGAGTTGATGAAGGGAATGATTGAAGCGGGCGCTGCTTGCGTCCATTTCGAGGACCAGCTTTCGTCAGCGAAGAAGTGCGGGCACTTGGGCGGGAAAGTATTGGTGCCTACCAGTGAAGCGATCCAGAAATTGGTGGCGGCCCGATTGGCGGCGGATGTTATGGGTGTGCCTACCTTGATCCTGGCACGGACGGACGCCAACAGCGCCCGCCTTTTAACCAGCGATATTGACCCGCGCGACCGCGAATTTCTTTCAGGCGGGCGCACCGCCGAGGGTTTTTACAATATCCGCGGAGGATTGGAATCCGCTATCGCTCGCGGTATTGCTTACGCTCCTTATGCGGACCTGATTTGGTGCGAGACCGCCGAACCCAATCTTGAAGAGGCGCGGCGATTCGCAGACGCGGTGCAAGCCCACTTCCCCAGTAAATTGCTGGCGTACAACTGCTCACCATCATTTAATTGGAAGAAGAAGCTGGACGACGCCACGATTGCGCGCTTCCAGACTGAGCTTGCGGCTATGGGTTACAAGTTCCAGTTCATTACGCTGGCGGGTTTCCACGCCTTAAATCTGAGCATGTTCGAGCTGGCACGAGGATTCAAAGACAACGGAATGACGGCCTACTCCCGTCTGCAGGAGAAGGAGTTCAACCGGGAGAAGGGCTACGGCTACGAGGCGGTGAAACACCAGAGTTTTGTGGGTACGGGATATTTCGACCAGGTGGCGCAGATCATTGCCGGTGGAGCATCATCCACTCTGGCGTTGAAGGGGTCAACCGAGCAGGAGCAGTTCGAGGAAGCCATTCTGCCCCCTCCGGTTACCGCCACCACGCCCGCGAAGCGAGTGGCCTAAAGCCTTAGCCGCATACAAATCTTCTGAATTGCTGGCACCACGGACAGGTGGAACTTTCATCCAACCACCTGCGCCATGGATCGCTACCTCTGTATTCACGCCCATTTCTACCAACCACCCCGCGAAAACCCGTGGTTAGAGGCCATCGAGGTCCAGGACTCCGCATACCCCTATCACGATTGGAATGAACGAATCACTGCGGAGTGTTATGCGCCGAATTCGGCCGCGCGGATTCTAGACAGCGAAGGTCACATCGCCAAAATCGTAAATAACTATTCGCGTATCAGCTTCAACTTCGGCCCAACCCTGCTTTCCTGGATGGAAGACTCCGCCCCGCAGGTTTATGAGCAGATTCTGAACGCGGATGAGGAAAGTCAAAACTCGTTCTCCGGCCACGGCTCTGCACTTGCGCAAGCTTACAACCACATGATCCTGCCGCTGGCAACGCGGCGCGACAAATATACCCAGATTCTGTGGGGCATTCGCGATTTCGAAAAACGGTTCGGGCGTTTTCCCGAAGGCATGTGGTTGCCGGAGACAGCTGTAGATGTGGAAACGCTGGAGGTGCTGGCTGAGCTTGGAATCCGGTTCACCATCCTCGCGCCTCACCAGGTGCGGCAGGTGCGCAAGATCGGAGGGCAGCGCTGGCGCAATGTGGAAGGCGCCAGGATTGATCCCACACGCGCGTATGTCATGCCTCTTCCTTCGGGACGAAGCATCAATCTGTTCTGTTACGACGGGCCGATCTCGCGCGCCGTAGCGTTCGAAGGCCTGCTCTCGAATGGGGAGCACTTCGCCCAGAGACTCATGAGCGGTTTTTCCGACTCTCGCCGCTGGCCGCAACTGATGAACATCTCCACCGACGGCGAAACTTACGGCCATCATCACGTGCATGGTGACATGGCGCTCGCCTATGCCTTGGAATATATCGAGTCGAACAAGCTCGCTCGCATCACGAATTACGGCGAATATCTCGAGAAGCATCCGCCCGTGCACGAGGTGGAGATCATTAACAATACCTCCTGGAGCTGTGCCCACGGAGTGGAGCGCTGGCGAAGCGATTGCGGATGCAATTCAGGTGGGCACGCAGACTGGCGCCAACACTGGAGGGCACCACTCCGCCAGGCGCTCGACTGGCTGCGTGATAGCCTGGCCGGGCCTTATGAGCAGAGGGCGCGCGAGTATCTCAAAGTTCCGTGGGCGGCGAGAGATGAATACGTCAACGTGGTATTGGATCGCTCGCGGCGGTCGCGGCAAGGGTTTCTCGAGCGACATGCCGCGCGCCAGCTCACCCTTGACGACGAAGTGGTCGTCTGGAAGCTGCTGGAAATGCAACGCCACGCCATGCTGATGTACACGAGTTGCGGCTGGTTTTTTGATGAGCTCTCGGGAATCGAGACCGTGCAGGTGATCATGTATGCGGGACGGGCCATCCAGCTGGCACGGGAAACCCTGGGACAAGACTTCGAGCCGGAGTTTCTAAATCGGTTGCGGCAGGCCAAGAGCAATCTGCCGGCGTACTCTGACGGTGCTCTGATTTACCAGATATGGGTCAAGCCGGCGAAGCTTGATCTACTCAAAGTTGCAGCTCATTTTGCGATAAGTTCGCTGTTCGATCACCACGCGGAAGAGAGCTCTATCTATTGCTATCAGGTCACAGTGCGGCACAGACGGCCATTGCAGTCCGGCCGCCTCAGGCTGGAACTCGGCCACGCAGATGTTTGCTCCAAAATTACGCAGGAGACTAGCGCCTTTACCTATGGAGTTCTGCATTTCGGCGATCACAACATCAACGCCGGAGTAAGGAACTTTCAGGGGCAGGAGGCTTATCGGAATACGCTGCAGGAAGTGTCAGCAGCGTTTAATCGGACCGATGTGGCCGAATCACTGCGCCAATTGGACAAGCACTTTGCTGGTGCCGGCTACACCCTGAAATCGCTGTTCCGCGATGAGCAGCGCCGCATCGTGCGGCAAATCCTGGACACCAGCCTCACCGAGGCGGAGGCCAACTATCGGCAGATTTACGAGAGCGATGGCCCGCTTCTGAGGTTCCTGAGCGAAATCAAAGTGCCGCGTCCAAAAGTGCTGCACATGACCGCCGAATTTGTGTTGAACAGCAATCTGCGACACGCGTTTGAGGCTGAAGAATTGGATTTGGGTAATATCGCAGGCCTCATGGATTCGGTGGCGCGCGAGGAAGTAACCCTCGACAACGCTGGTCTGGCGTACACCCTGAAGAACAGGCTCTCCGCGATAGCCGACGAGTTGACGAAGGACCCCCAGAACCCCGCGCTGCTCGATCGTTTTGAAGCTGCAGTGCGGCTCGCACGCGCCTTACCGTTTGAAGTTGACTTGTGGAAAGCGCAAAACGTCTGCTATCAGCTGGCACGGCAGGTGTTAGCGGGGACAGGATGCGAGGAGCGCGATGAACGGTTGCGGCGCTGGGTCAAGATCTGCGAACTGCTGGGCGTTCGATGCGAAGCTTCCACTGAGGACCTTTCCCTGAAACCCTTGCCAGTAGCGGCCTAGAATAGAATTTCGCCGCCGAAATGCTACTTTCTTACGCGCGCATTTTGAACCGGAAGTGGTGCAACTGAGACCGCGCATAACGCCGCTGGATGCGCCTTTCCAATGACCGGTAGTTGCAAACGGGCATCCGGAGCCGATTTTCACAGTTGACAACCGCCCACAGGCAGAGCTTAATAGCGGGCACAGGTCCCAAGCTCACATCTATAGCGCGGTACAGGGCAGAAGCGGGCCTGTTCAGGAGCGAAGATGAACAAAGCGGATCTAATCGATAAAATTGCGGCTGGTTCCCGCATCAATAAAACCCAGGCAGCCGCTGCCATTGATACGCTGGTTGATAGTGTTACCGGCGCTCTGCGCAAAGGAGATCGGGTAGCCCTCGTGGGCTTCGGAACGTTCTCCGTATCGCAGAGAAAAGCCCGCAACGGGCGCAATCCCCAAACCGGCGCCGTGATCAAGATCGCGGCCCGCAAAGTAGCCAAATTCACAGCCGGAGCCGAACTCCGCAAGGCAGTGAATAAGAGCAAATAGTTTAGGTGTTTTTCTGGCGGCAGGGGGTCGGCCCTGCCGCCTTTATTATTTTTGGCGCCCGATGGAAACGTGATCCTGCCGCGTAGGGTTGCCGAGCTGGCGCTCGGCCGCACAGGCGAGGGCGCCTGTGCCCACGTGAGTCCCTCCATCGGCTTGCGTACCCCGCCCTCGGCTGGGCGGCTGAGCGAAGCTCAGCACGTAAGCTGCCCCGGGTTTGCCCGCATCGTTTCGCCTCTTGTAGAATCTAATATTCGGTTCACATTCTGGGAGACTTATGAAAGCCGCCATTCATCCTGATTATCATGAGGTCCGGGTGCACTGCGCCTGCGGCCACAACTTCACCACACGTTCCACGCACCGGGGAGACATCCACGTGGAAATCTGCTCCAGTTGCCATCCCTTCTTTACCGGAAAGCAGAAGCTGGTGGATACGGCTGGCCGTGTCGAGCGTTTCCGCCGCAAGTATGCCAAGGTGGATACCGCAAAGAAGGCCGAAACCGCGAAAAAGTAGTTCGCGAAAGAAGAGACTCGGATCCGTTATTCCGGTGGATGCAGAGGTGTTGGTTCCGAGCTCAAGAGAGTCCCGGCGCTGTCGTACTGACAGAACTACCCGGTTTTTCAAAGGCTGTAAAATAGCTTTGTGCAGAAGTTCTGGGACACTCCGGCAAAATTAACCACAACGGCCGCGGACGAGAGTGCCCGCCCTGAAGCTGTCCCTGCCTGCGTGAACATCGGCGGCATCGAGATCACGCCGGCGACCGTGCTCGCGCCCATGTCCGGGATCACGGACACCGTCTTTCGGAGATTCATCCGCAGTCTGGGTGGCTGCGGCCTCATCATGACCGAGTTCACGTCGGCCGATGGTGTCCTGCGTGATAAGCGCGTACCCCGCCGCTATCTTCACTTTTATGAAGATGAACATCCCATTTCTGCGCAGCTTTTTGGCAGTGATCCGCAGGTAATGGCGGATGCCGCCCGCATGGTGGAAGACCTCGGCTTCGACCTGGTGGACCTGAACCTGGGCTGCCCGGCTAAGAAAGTGGTGAAGTGCAACGGTGGCTCGGGGCTGCTGCGCGATCTGCCCGCGATTGGGCGGATTTTTGAGAAAGTGCGCTCGGCTGTGAAGATCCCCTTCACCGTAAAGTTTCGCGCTGGATGGAGCGATCAGGAGATTGTCTGCGTCGAGCTGGCCAAGATGGCCGAGAGCTGCGGACTTGCCGCGGTGGCCTTGCACGCCCGCACCCGCGAACAGGGCTACAGCGGCCAGGCACGCTGGGAGTGGATCGGCGCGGTCAAGGCGGCGGTAAAGATTCCGGTGATCGGGAATGGCGACGTGCGAATGCCCGAAAATGCTGCGGCCATAGTAGGGCAAACCGGTTGTGATGCGGTAATGATCGGGCGTGCAGCGGCGTCAAATCCGTGGATTTTTCGGCAGATTGCACAATATGGAGAAGCTGGCTGCTACGACCACCCGGGCGAAGCCGATCGCTACCAGTTAATCCGCACCTATTTCCAGATGCTCATCGAAGAAGAAATCCCAGGGGCGACGGGCAAGATGAAGCAGTTCGCTTCCTGGTTTACGCATGGCGTCACCAATGGCGCGTCTTTGCGAAAAGCTGTGTATGAGGCCAGAGCGGAGCGCGAAATTTTGGAGCGGGTGGACGAGTTCTTTCAAGTAAGCGTTTCTTAGTCGGACCACTACACGGGTTTGGCGGTCAGCTTGTTTCCTTCCCTTTCTACATAAGCCCATGGCGTGGTCGGATCGTGGGTGAATACAACCAGCCACTTTTCCGGAATTGCTGCTTGATAAAACCGCTTGCGGCTCTCGATCGTTTCCAGCGGAAAAAGATCGTAGGCCATGACCCAGGTCAGGTCGAGATGTGCTGTGGTCGGGATCAGATCGGAGATGTAGCAGGCTTTCTTGCCGCCGCTCTGGATCATGACCGCCTGCATGTTACGTGTGTGTCCAGGAAACACTTGCACTGAAATTCCGGGCACGATCTCGCGGTCTCCGCGGAGCAATCTCATCTGGCCCGACTCGACCAGCGGGTCGTAATTCTCGCTGATGTAGCTGACGCGGTCGCGTTCCAGTTGCTTGCGCCCATGCTGCCACTCGACTTCTTGTACGTAGTAGGTCGCCTTGGGAAAGGTGGGCACACCGCGGCCGTTCTTACGAAGCGTGTTCCAGCCGCAGTGGTCAAAGTGCAGATGCGTATTGATCACGGTATCTATATCTTCCGGCGCCACCCCGCCCGCGGAAAGGTTATCCAGCAGTTGTGATTTGGGACAGTAAATCTCGGTCATCTTCTCGCCAAGCTTATTGCCCATGCCGGTTTCTATAAGCACGGTATGCGTCCCTGTCCGCACCAACAAAGAATTCATGCCGACTGCCACGCGGTTCTTCTCGTCAGCTTGCATGCGGCGCTGCCACAGCATTTTGGGAACCACGCCGAAGAAAGCGCCGCCGTCGAGGTAGTAGTCGCCGTCAGAGAAGATGCTGAGCTCGAAGTCGCCAAGGGTGAAGCGGTGCACCGATCACTGGCTCCCTTGTGCGGAATGTACGCCCAGATGGCGCTCGAAGTGGTCCTGGATGAGATGGAACAGATGGGTACTGGCGGCCGGGCCGGATATGCCGTGGGTCTTGCCCGGATAAATCATAAAATCGAACTGCTTGCCAGCATTGATCAGCGCGTTCACGAATTGCACCGAGTTCTGGAAGTGAACGTTATCGTCTCCAGTACCGTGCGCCAGCAGCAAGCGCCCGTGGAGTTGCTCAGCAAAGTTAACCGGCGAACTTGTCCGATATCCCTCCGTATTCTCTTGTGGCAAGCCCATATAGCGTTCGGTGTAAATGG
This DNA window, taken from Terriglobales bacterium, encodes the following:
- a CDS encoding DUF3536 domain-containing protein → MDRYLCIHAHFYQPPRENPWLEAIEVQDSAYPYHDWNERITAECYAPNSAARILDSEGHIAKIVNNYSRISFNFGPTLLSWMEDSAPQVYEQILNADEESQNSFSGHGSALAQAYNHMILPLATRRDKYTQILWGIRDFEKRFGRFPEGMWLPETAVDVETLEVLAELGIRFTILAPHQVRQVRKIGGQRWRNVEGARIDPTRAYVMPLPSGRSINLFCYDGPISRAVAFEGLLSNGEHFAQRLMSGFSDSRRWPQLMNISTDGETYGHHHVHGDMALAYALEYIESNKLARITNYGEYLEKHPPVHEVEIINNTSWSCAHGVERWRSDCGCNSGGHADWRQHWRAPLRQALDWLRDSLAGPYEQRAREYLKVPWAARDEYVNVVLDRSRRSRQGFLERHAARQLTLDDEVVVWKLLEMQRHAMLMYTSCGWFFDELSGIETVQVIMYAGRAIQLARETLGQDFEPEFLNRLRQAKSNLPAYSDGALIYQIWVKPAKLDLLKVAAHFAISSLFDHHAEESSIYCYQVTVRHRRPLQSGRLRLELGHADVCSKITQETSAFTYGVLHFGDHNINAGVRNFQGQEAYRNTLQEVSAAFNRTDVAESLRQLDKHFAGAGYTLKSLFRDEQRRIVRQILDTSLTEAEANYRQIYESDGPLLRFLSEIKVPRPKVLHMTAEFVLNSNLRHAFEAEELDLGNIAGLMDSVAREEVTLDNAGLAYTLKNRLSAIADELTKDPQNPALLDRFEAAVRLARALPFEVDLWKAQNVCYQLARQVLAGTGCEERDERLRRWVKICELLGVRCEASTEDLSLKPLPVAA
- a CDS encoding ATP-binding protein, yielding MKASLDVCPVCDGTGWKALASVELAAQSASGSTNARRVTRCDCAVRDRRERLLQQARIPKRYEHCELSNFEFEGPHGKLAPARMAACKFVEEYPVDTTGLLLIGSIGVGKTHLAVGIIKELLTTKGIACLFYDYRELLKQIQNSYNSSVQATELQVLQPVFETEVLVLDELGAVKPTEWVWDTVSLILNTRYNNNRTTIITTNFPNLPAREARGNLSSRSREAADDAARGETLGDRIGERMRSRLHEMCRIVKLEGQDYREKFRNASFR
- the aceA gene encoding isocitrate lyase, with the protein product MATNGKNVNGKNGNGKNGNGKTSSDWTTAKRWLGVMRPYSAEDVARISGSVHIEHTLARMGAERLWDMLQNESHVTALGAMTGNQAIQQVQAGLKAIYVSGWQVAADANNAGQMYPDQSLYPADSVPNVVRRINNALQRADEIHNAQGNNTTNWFAPLIADAEAGFGGCLNAFELMKGMIEAGAACVHFEDQLSSAKKCGHLGGKVLVPTSEAIQKLVAARLAADVMGVPTLILARTDANSARLLTSDIDPRDREFLSGGRTAEGFYNIRGGLESAIARGIAYAPYADLIWCETAEPNLEEARRFADAVQAHFPSKLLAYNCSPSFNWKKKLDDATIARFQTELAAMGYKFQFITLAGFHALNLSMFELARGFKDNGMTAYSRLQEKEFNREKGYGYEAVKHQSFVGTGYFDQVAQIIAGGASSTLALKGSTEQEQFEEAILPPPVTATTPAKRVA
- the rpmE gene encoding 50S ribosomal protein L31, producing the protein MKAAIHPDYHEVRVHCACGHNFTTRSTHRGDIHVEICSSCHPFFTGKQKLVDTAGRVERFRRKYAKVDTAKKAETAKK
- a CDS encoding DinB family protein, whose translation is MKSKGNSDRALREHLLYLLKGGGAHATFDQAIADFPVSLRGKKPGGQPHTAWRLLEHLRLAQWDILEFSRNRKHVSAEWPKGYWPKSDAPPSETAWDESIKAFRADLRAMQNLVEDPQNDLFAKIPWGDGQTLLREAMLVADHNAYHLGELVLIRRLLGAWKD
- the dusB gene encoding tRNA dihydrouridine synthase DusB; translated protein: MQKFWDTPAKLTTTAADESARPEAVPACVNIGGIEITPATVLAPMSGITDTVFRRFIRSLGGCGLIMTEFTSADGVLRDKRVPRRYLHFYEDEHPISAQLFGSDPQVMADAARMVEDLGFDLVDLNLGCPAKKVVKCNGGSGLLRDLPAIGRIFEKVRSAVKIPFTVKFRAGWSDQEIVCVELAKMAESCGLAAVALHARTREQGYSGQARWEWIGAVKAAVKIPVIGNGDVRMPENAAAIVGQTGCDAVMIGRAAASNPWIFRQIAQYGEAGCYDHPGEADRYQLIRTYFQMLIEEEIPGATGKMKQFASWFTHGVTNGASLRKAVYEARAEREILERVDEFFQVSVS